CAGTTAACTATAGTGTATCTGCACAGTGCTTTACAAACTTACCTTAACTTTTAATAAGTTAAGTTTATTTTATAAAACATACGCAGAGTATTTATGCGTAATAAAGCGGCTATAAGCTGTAATTAGCAAGGCGCGCATTGTGTGATTAGTTCCTATTAAAGATCAATTTAATTTACTAATCGACTAGATAAATTTATTTCGTTGGTGTTTTTTGACCCGTAGCGTATAAGTCACTTTTTTATTAAGGGCACATTTATGACAGCAAAGATCACCGTTGGTTGGCGTGAGTGGGTAAGTTTACCTGAGCTAGGCATTGAGAAGATAAAAGCAAAAATTGATACTGGCGCCCGCACTTCATGTATTCATGCAATTAACATTGAAGAGTACGAAGTTAGCGGAGAAAAATGGGTTAAATTTACCGCCCAGCCATTGCAAGATGATGAACAAACGCAAATCACTTGCAATGCAAAAGTTAAAAAAATGAAGTACGTAACCAGCTCAAGTGGGCAAAAAGAGTTACGTTATTTTGTAGAAACAACATTGTATGCAGGGCAGCATAGCTGGCCAATAGAAGTTACTTTAACAAGTAGAGCAACAATGAAGTTTAGAATGTTATTAGGGCGTACTGCCATGGAAAATCGTATAGTCGTTGACCCGGCTTTATCTCATTTATTAGATAGTTAAGGTTTTAACTATGAAAATTGGTATTTTATCTCGCAACAGAAATTTGTATTCAACGCGCCGCTTAATTGAAGCGGCTGAGGCACGCGGTCACGAGGTAAAAGTGATTGATGCACTTCGTTGCTATATGAATATAAACTCAGAGCAGCCAGAAATTCACTACCGTGGTGAAAACTTAAAAGATTTTGACGCCATTGTTCCGCGTATTGGTGCATCGGTGACGTTTTATGGTTGCTCTGTTTTACGTCAGTTTGAAATGATGGGGGTTTACCCTGTTAACGAATCGGTGGCTATTTCACGTTCGCGCGATAAATTACGTTCACTTCAGCTGTTGTCACGTAAAGGCGTAGGCATGCCAGTAACAGGTTTTGCCAGCAAACCCGATGATGTAAAAGACTTACTTGAAATGGTAGGTGGTGCACCGGTTGTTATTAAATTACTTGAAGGCACACAAGGCATTGGCGTGGTGCTTGCTGAAACACGCAAAGCGGCTGAAAGTGTTATTGAAGCGTTTATGGGCTTAAAAGCCAATATTATGGTTCAAGAATACATTAAAGAAGCCGGCGGTGCCGACATTCGTTGTTTTGTATTAGGTGATAAAGTAATAGCAGCGATGAAGCGCCAAGCTCAAGAGGGTGAGTTCCGTTCAAACCTTCACCGCGGTGGTAGCGCTACACTGGTACGCATTACCCCAGAGGAGCGTAAAACGGCTGTAGCTGCAGCAAAAGCAATGGGCTTAAATGTAGCGGGTGTTGACTTACTTCGCTCATCTCGTGGACCACTGGTAATGGAAGTTAACTCTTCACCAGGCCTTGAGGGTATTGAAGTAGCAACAGGTAAAGATATTGCGGGCATGGTAATCGACTTTATCGAAAAAAATGCTGCTATTAAAGGAACTGCAACTCGTGGCAAAGGTTAAAATTAACCGCCCTTTTACCTTATTAGGTGAAAGCGTTGGCGTGGGCGAGCGTAAAACCCTTGCTTTAGAGGCTGCTAAACTTTACACCCATTCACCACTTAATATACCTATTGAGGTGGTTAATGGTGTGATGGAAGGGCCTGTTTTAATGGTATGTGCAGCTATTCATGGTGATGAGCTAAATGGTGTAGAAGTTGTACGCCAGCTGCTTTCTAAAATAGATGCAAGCCAGTTACGCGGAACCATAATCGCGGTGCCGATTGTTAATGTATTTGGCTTTATTCATAAATCGCGTTATTTACCAGATAGACGCGATATGAACCGAAGCTTCCCAGGATCTGAGCGCGGATCGCTAGCGGGGCGTATGGCACATATGTTTTTTAATCAGGTGGCGGTACATTGTACGCATATTATTGACTTACATACCGGTGCTATTCATCGGACTAACTTACCGCAAATACGCGCTAATTTAGAAGATGAAGCAACTGCAGAGATGGCTAAAGCTTTTGGTACGCCAGCGGTTATAAATGCATCTTTGCGTAATGGCTCTTTGCGCAGCGAAGCTGCTAATTTAGGTATTCCGGTTATTACTTACGAAGCGGGTGAAGCACTACGATTTGACCCGATTGCAATTGCCGCCGGTGTGCAAGGGGTAGATTATGTGATGCGTCATTTAAAAATGATCCGTGGCAAACGTCCTAAAAAGCTGCCTGATCCTATTATTGCAGGTTCTACAAGTTGGATACGTGCTGAGGTAGATGGCATTGTACGCGCGCAGGTATCACTTGGTGAGCATGTAGAAAAAGGCCAAGTGTTGGCATACATAAGTAGTCCGCTTGGAGACGCTGAACTTGAACTTTTAGCGCCTAAAGGCGGTATTGTTATAGGCCAGCAAACAATGCCAC
The genomic region above belongs to Pseudoalteromonas sp. MM1 and contains:
- a CDS encoding ATP-dependent zinc protease, whose product is MTAKITVGWREWVSLPELGIEKIKAKIDTGARTSCIHAINIEEYEVSGEKWVKFTAQPLQDDEQTQITCNAKVKKMKYVTSSSGQKELRYFVETTLYAGQHSWPIEVTLTSRATMKFRMLLGRTAMENRIVVDPALSHLLDS
- the rimK gene encoding 30S ribosomal protein S6--L-glutamate ligase, encoding MKIGILSRNRNLYSTRRLIEAAEARGHEVKVIDALRCYMNINSEQPEIHYRGENLKDFDAIVPRIGASVTFYGCSVLRQFEMMGVYPVNESVAISRSRDKLRSLQLLSRKGVGMPVTGFASKPDDVKDLLEMVGGAPVVIKLLEGTQGIGVVLAETRKAAESVIEAFMGLKANIMVQEYIKEAGGADIRCFVLGDKVIAAMKRQAQEGEFRSNLHRGGSATLVRITPEERKTAVAAAKAMGLNVAGVDLLRSSRGPLVMEVNSSPGLEGIEVATGKDIAGMVIDFIEKNAAIKGTATRGKG
- a CDS encoding succinylglutamate desuccinylase/aspartoacylase family protein, with the translated sequence MAKVKINRPFTLLGESVGVGERKTLALEAAKLYTHSPLNIPIEVVNGVMEGPVLMVCAAIHGDELNGVEVVRQLLSKIDASQLRGTIIAVPIVNVFGFIHKSRYLPDRRDMNRSFPGSERGSLAGRMAHMFFNQVAVHCTHIIDLHTGAIHRTNLPQIRANLEDEATAEMAKAFGTPAVINASLRNGSLRSEAANLGIPVITYEAGEALRFDPIAIAAGVQGVDYVMRHLKMIRGKRPKKLPDPIIAGSTSWIRAEVDGIVRAQVSLGEHVEKGQVLAYISSPLGDAELELLAPKGGIVIGQQTMPLVNEGDAVFHLAYFASANSIVEQQLEHFIDEINDLDEELKTAELNN